A single Zootoca vivipara chromosome 1, rZooViv1.1, whole genome shotgun sequence DNA region contains:
- the LOC132591759 gene encoding uncharacterized protein LOC132591759, giving the protein MAERQEGAQPPTEAQSKRVIKGPSQALRSPPAVSSAGRVQAFLASIAGDAQALASFGSGLDALMRQTTMASASMSGAPSASTSAAASATFTTVAQVHAPAQSEVPPRETAASPSVIPESPPELSSSDEDNVVHPSGVITTSTQVGPAVLLPSPPSVASKKKVPQARGPAKRQAKKKGVSGSGGAVQAAALPAPVSSLVVSPQVALPLEGQDLSSTSSAEDALPVPDKTSLGGKRRHKKRSKKRAKRRKDDTSATSSTEWLNRYPNAGAAAYLRDGFSFGFQIPVASRPVARNPLNQKSVREMSGVARRKIDKEIALNRIAGPFEAPPFPNLHLSPLGIVPKKAPGEFRLIHNLSHPKGSSVNDMIPPELCSVKYASLDQAVEIVRKFGPGALLAKCDIESAFRLLPIHPSDFWLLGFQFEGAFYFDKAMPMGCSVACAAFESFSTFLEWALRFRTGLEGVTHYLDDFLLSGASNTGDCVALLQAFAALTKELGVPLAGEKTEGPTTRLTYLGILLDTVAQTSSLPPEKIVKLKGVIEEVLSVKKVTLRQLQSLLGHLNFACRVVAPGRPFCARLNKRTVGLRSPHQHVRLHQGEKADLRMWLEFLNDFNGVSLWQDVLTLHNDFQVNSDAAGSLGFGLFWNGRWCAQRWPPAWQGTAITRDLTFLEFFPIVVAVHLWVEDFRDHRICFWSDNHAVVDVLAKQSSRSPRVSALLRAVVLQCLRFNIAFTARFIPGLSNDIADALSRFQMERFWSLVPDAQTQPEYFPERLWNLGSS; this is encoded by the exons ATGGCTGAGAGACAGGAGGGCGCACAGCCACCCACGGAGGCGCAATCCAAGAGGGTCATTAAGGGTCCTTCACAGGCCCTTCGCTCTCCTCCTGCGGTGTCGTCGGCGGGTCGCGTGCAGGCCTTTTTAGCCAGCATTGCGGGTGATGCTCAGGCCTTGGCCAGTTTTGGCTCTGGCTTGGACGCACTCATGCGACAGACCACTATGGCTTCAGCTTCAATGTCAGGCGCACCATCGGCTTCCACCTCAGCTGCAGCTTCCGCTACCTTTACGACGGTGGCACAGGTCCACGCCCCGGCCCAGTCAGAGGTGCCGCCTAGGGAGAcggctgcctccccctcagtaATTCCAGAATCCCCTCCCGAATTGTCCTCTTCGGATGAGGACAATGTTGTACACCCTTCAGGGGTGATAACAACATCCACTCAGGTTGGTCCTGCGGTACTTCTTCCGTCCCCCCCATCAGTCGCTAGCAAGAAGAAGGTGCCGCAGGCCCGCGGGCCTGCCAAAAGGCAGGCCAAAAAGAAGGGTGTCTCGGGGTCAGGGGGGGCCGTGCAAGCTGCGGCGTTGCCCGCTCCCGTTTCCTCTCTTGTTGTCTCTCCTCAGGTGGCGCTTCCGCTAGAGGGGCAGGACCTATCCTCCACGTCTTCGGCCGAGGACGCGTTGCCTGTGCCGGATAAGACCTCGCTCGGCGGGAAGCGTCGTCATAAGAAGAGGTCTAAGAAGCGAGCTAAGCGTCGCAAGGACGACACTTCGGCGACCTCTTCGACAG AATGGTTGAATCGCTATCCCAATGCCGGAGCGGCGGCTTACCTGAGGGACGGTTTCTCTTTTGGATTTCAGATTCCAGTGGCATCGCGTCCCGTTGCGCGGAATCCTTTGAACCAGAAGTCGGTGAGGGAGATGTCAGGGGTGGCAAGGAGGAAGATCGATAAGGAAATTGCCCTTAATCGCATAGCCGGTCCCTTTGAGGCCCCTCCTTTCCCCAACCTGCATCTCTCTCCCCTAGGCATCGTTCCCAAAAAAGCTCCGGGGGAATTTCGCTTGATTCATAATTTATCGCACCCTAAAGGGTCCTCAGTTAACGATATGATTCCCCCTGAGCTTTGTTCGGTAAAGTACGCTTCTCTGGACCAGGCGGTCGAAATAGTGCGAAAATTTGGCCCCGGggcattgcttgcaaaatgtgacaTCGAATCAGCTTTTCGCCTCCTTCCCATCCACCCTAGTGATTTTTGGCTTTTGGGCTTTCAGTTTGAAGGCGCATTTTATTTTGATAAGGCTATGCCAATGGGCTGCTCAGTAGCCTGCGCTGCCTTCGAAAGTTTCAGCACATTCTTGGAGTGGGCCCTCCGTTTTAGGACCGGTTTGGAGGGGGTCACGCATTATCTCGATGATTTTTTATTATCGGGCGCCTCTAACACGGGCGATTGCGTGGCCCTGTTGCAGGCTTTTGCTGCCCTCACGAAAGAATTGGGTGTCCCCCTGGCCGGTGAAAAAACGGAGGGTCCCACTACTAGGCTAACCTATTTGGGTATCCTATTGGATACCGTGGCCCAGACTTCATCACTGCCTCCGGAGAAGATTGTTAAATTGAAGGGCGTCATCGAGGAGGTTTTATCAGTTAAAAAAGTCACTTTGCGACAATTACAGTCTTTGCTTGGCCATCTTAACTTCGCGTGCAGAGTTGTGGCGCCTGGGCGCCCTTTCTGCGCGCGTTTGAACAAACGCACAGTGGGTCTTCGCTCCCCGCATCAGCATGTGCGTTTGCACCAGGGCGAGAAGGCCGATCTTAGGATGTGGCTtgagtttttgaatgattttaacGGGGTGTCCTTGTGGCAGGATGTCTTGACCCTGCACAACGACTTTCAAGTCAATTCTGATGCGGCTGGGTCCTTAGGTTTCGGTTTattttggaatggcaggtggtgcgctCAGCGCTGGCCTCCTGCGTGGCAGGGGACGGCCATCACGCGGGACTTAACTTTCCTTGAGTTTTTTCCGATAGTTGTGGCTGTTCACCTGTGGGTCGAGGACTTCAGAGACCATCGCATTTGCTTTTGGTCAGATAATCATGCTGTTGTTGACGTCCTTGCAAAACAATCATCAAGGTCCCCTCGGGTATCTGCCCTTCTCAGGGCTGTCGTTTTACAATGTTTACGTTTCAATATAGCTTTTACAGCGCGTTTTATTCCGGGACTGTCTAATGATATTGCTGATGCTTTGTCCCGTTTCCAGATGGAGCGATTTTGGTCCCTGGTTCCGGACGCCCAGACGCAGCCGGAATATTTCCCGGAAAGGCTGTGGAACCTTGGGAGCTCCTAG